Proteins from a single region of Bartonella sp. M0283:
- the rpmI gene encoding 50S ribosomal protein L35, whose amino-acid sequence MPKMKTKSAAKKRFKITATGKIKAAAAGKQHGMIKRSNQFLRDARGTMVLGAPDAKKIIKNYLPNGL is encoded by the coding sequence ATGCCCAAAATGAAGACCAAATCGGCTGCCAAAAAGCGGTTCAAAATTACTGCTACAGGCAAAATCAAGGCAGCTGCCGCAGGCAAGCAGCATGGCATGATCAAACGTTCCAACCAGTTTTTGCGTGATGCACGTGGCACCATGGTTCTTGGTGCACCTGACGCCAAGAAAATCATCAAAAACTATTTGCCGAACGGCCTTTAA
- a CDS encoding serine/threonine protein phosphatase yields the protein MSEINPFISKPLSDTDKKLFQSCEGKRIAGVMREGKKVWIKRQGIEKRPWGKRLHGSLSFLLPAAFMKSSPLRDALAMNGQEIRKIEKFRKAGIAVPEILAIDGPALMISDVGQTVQKRLDFLKKNDGEAHEKLLIQCGEALGKVHHAGLVHGRPHPRDMFMAGNELGFFDFEEEPEAVMPIPTAQARDAWLLFFQVSAQSLEKNKTDNAAFEAWKKQVSPETLKQLEKIVRFFSIFITPLKLARFIYLGGDGKRMLSATEFLSSNLKNRHPL from the coding sequence ATGAGCGAGATAAATCCTTTCATATCCAAGCCACTGAGCGATACTGACAAGAAGCTTTTTCAATCTTGTGAGGGAAAACGCATTGCCGGTGTCATGCGCGAGGGCAAAAAGGTCTGGATCAAGCGGCAGGGAATTGAAAAGCGTCCGTGGGGCAAGCGGCTTCATGGCAGTTTATCGTTTTTATTACCGGCAGCTTTTATGAAATCTTCGCCATTGCGTGACGCTCTCGCCATGAACGGGCAGGAAATACGCAAAATTGAAAAGTTCAGGAAGGCAGGTATAGCGGTTCCCGAAATACTTGCTATTGATGGACCGGCTTTGATGATTTCCGATGTTGGCCAAACGGTGCAAAAACGCCTTGATTTTTTAAAAAAGAACGATGGCGAGGCACACGAGAAATTATTGATTCAATGCGGTGAAGCTTTAGGAAAAGTACATCACGCAGGACTTGTCCACGGCAGGCCGCATCCGCGTGATATGTTTATGGCAGGAAATGAGCTGGGTTTTTTCGATTTTGAGGAAGAGCCGGAAGCAGTGATGCCAATTCCCACAGCGCAGGCACGTGACGCGTGGTTGTTATTTTTTCAAGTGTCGGCACAATCACTTGAAAAAAACAAAACCGATAATGCGGCTTTCGAGGCGTGGAAAAAACAGGTTTCCCCTGAAACCTTGAAACAACTTGAAAAAATTGTCCGGTTTTTTTCTATTTTTATTACTCCGTTGAAGTTGGCCAGGTTTATTTATCTTGGTGGCGATGGCAAACGTATGTTAAGCGCTACGGAGTTTCTTTCTTCCAATTTGAAAAACAGACATCCACTTTAA
- the pheS gene encoding phenylalanine--tRNA ligase subunit alpha codes for MNDIDSLEKEICAAIDAAQDEQALEAVRVSALGKKGSVSEKLKSLGGMSAEERQKAGPMINGLKNRVLELLGEKRTALKRAATEARLKNETVDVTLPVRLSPEARGRIHPISQVIDEITAIYADMGFSIAEGPDIETDYYNFTALNFPEGHPAREMHDTFFFNPDEKGEKRLLRTHTSPVQVRTMEKQKPPIRIVIPGKTYRMDSDATHSPMFHQVEGLVVDKKSTIANIMWVHEEFCKAFFEVPSLKMRFRPSFFPFTEPSMEVDIQCDRSGTEVKFGEGNDWLEILGCGMVHPNVLKNVGFDPDEYQGFAWGMGIDRIAMLKYGMPDLRAFFDADIRWIQHYGFRPLDVPTLFGGLSNS; via the coding sequence ATGAACGATATTGATAGTCTGGAAAAAGAAATCTGTGCGGCAATCGACGCTGCACAAGACGAGCAGGCACTGGAAGCAGTGCGTGTCAGCGCCCTCGGAAAAAAGGGCAGTGTTTCGGAAAAACTTAAAAGCCTTGGTGGTATGAGCGCAGAAGAGCGCCAGAAAGCCGGACCGATGATAAACGGTTTGAAAAATCGGGTTTTGGAGCTTTTGGGCGAAAAACGTACCGCGCTGAAAAGGGCGGCTACCGAAGCACGGCTCAAAAATGAAACAGTCGATGTTACATTGCCGGTTCGCCTTTCCCCTGAAGCGCGTGGTCGTATCCACCCTATTTCTCAGGTGATTGACGAGATTACCGCCATTTACGCCGATATGGGCTTTTCCATTGCCGAAGGGCCGGATATCGAAACCGATTATTATAACTTTACCGCACTCAACTTTCCGGAAGGCCATCCTGCCCGCGAAATGCATGATACCTTCTTTTTCAATCCCGACGAGAAAGGCGAAAAGCGGCTTTTGCGCACACATACATCGCCTGTTCAGGTTCGCACGATGGAAAAGCAAAAACCGCCAATCCGCATTGTCATTCCGGGGAAAACCTATCGTATGGATTCGGATGCCACCCATTCGCCGATGTTCCATCAGGTAGAAGGACTGGTTGTCGATAAAAAGTCGACCATTGCCAATATTATGTGGGTGCATGAAGAATTCTGTAAGGCGTTTTTTGAAGTGCCTTCGTTGAAGATGCGTTTTCGCCCTTCGTTCTTTCCTTTCACCGAACCGTCTATGGAAGTCGATATTCAATGTGACCGCTCCGGTACAGAAGTAAAATTCGGTGAGGGCAATGACTGGCTCGAAATATTGGGCTGCGGCATGGTGCACCCGAATGTGTTGAAAAATGTCGGTTTTGATCCGGATGAATATCAGGGCTTTGCCTGGGGCATGGGAATCGACCGTATCGCCATGTTGAAATATGGCATGCCGGATTTGCGCGCATTTTTTGACGCCGATATACGCTGGATCCAACATTACGGTTTCCGTCCGCTTGATGTGCCGACACTTTTTGGCGGTCTTAGCAATTCATAA
- a CDS encoding bifunctional transcriptional activator/DNA repair enzyme AdaA, whose protein sequence is MTLLTNNTDQLYKALINRDRSYDGHVFVCVTTTGIFCRLSCPARKPKRENVFFCDSAAACLEQGYRPCLKCHPLEAGGHVDPLFRDLMAKLDENPDHIWSEDDIVRMGIDPSTVRRIFKRQIGMTFLEFARLKRASRGAALLSHGQPVIEAQLSAGYDSGSGFREAILKLIGHPPKAIQNRTLLKAAWIETPIGEMLAVSDQHVLHLLEFFDRKGLLTELKKLQAVTRSSISFERTSVIDKVEAELADYYQGKSCHFETPLAKVSGGFAPLVWEALRQIPAGETRSYSELARALDRPTAMRAVARANGKNQIAIIIPCHRVIGADGTLTGYGGGLWRKDWLLRHEKKYFT, encoded by the coding sequence ATGACACTTCTAACCAATAATACAGACCAGCTTTATAAAGCTCTGATCAACCGTGATCGCTCCTATGACGGGCATGTCTTTGTTTGCGTGACAACGACAGGTATTTTTTGTCGTCTGTCGTGTCCGGCGCGAAAGCCCAAGCGGGAAAATGTCTTTTTCTGTGACAGTGCGGCTGCTTGTCTTGAACAGGGCTACCGGCCTTGCCTGAAATGCCACCCGCTCGAAGCAGGTGGTCACGTTGATCCGCTTTTTCGTGATTTGATGGCGAAACTTGATGAAAATCCCGATCACATATGGTCGGAAGATGACATTGTACGGATGGGAATTGACCCTTCCACGGTGCGGCGCATTTTTAAACGCCAGATCGGCATGACATTTCTGGAATTTGCGCGCTTGAAAAGAGCAAGCCGTGGTGCAGCGCTGCTGTCCCATGGTCAGCCGGTGATTGAAGCACAACTTTCCGCCGGTTACGATTCGGGAAGTGGCTTTCGCGAGGCAATTCTCAAGCTCATCGGTCATCCACCAAAAGCCATACAAAACCGCACTCTTTTAAAAGCGGCATGGATTGAAACGCCGATAGGCGAAATGCTTGCTGTCAGTGACCAACATGTCTTGCATCTCTTGGAGTTTTTCGACCGGAAGGGGCTGTTGACAGAACTGAAAAAATTGCAAGCAGTCACGCGCTCTTCCATCAGTTTTGAAAGAACCAGTGTCATCGACAAGGTAGAAGCCGAGTTGGCCGATTATTATCAAGGAAAAAGCTGCCATTTTGAAACACCGCTTGCCAAAGTTTCTGGTGGCTTTGCCCCCCTTGTCTGGGAGGCTTTGCGCCAAATACCGGCGGGAGAAACACGCTCTTATAGTGAATTGGCGCGCGCCTTGGATAGACCGACAGCTATGCGGGCTGTGGCGCGGGCAAACGGCAAAAACCAGATTGCAATTATCATCCCCTGCCATCGGGTGATCGGTGCAGATGGGACGCTTACCGGTTATGGTGGCGGTTTATGGCGTAAAGACTGGCTTTTGCGCCATGAAAAAAAGTATTTTACATAA
- the rplT gene encoding 50S ribosomal protein L20 codes for MARVKRGVTAHAKHKKVIKLAEGFYGRRKNTIRTAKAAVDRSRQYAYRDRKNRKRSFRALWIQRINAAVRLEGLTYGRFIDGLAKAGIEIDRKVLSDIAIHEPATFSKLVASAKKALEYLKKTTPNAFEGAVK; via the coding sequence ATGGCACGCGTAAAACGCGGCGTAACTGCACACGCCAAACACAAAAAAGTTATCAAACTTGCTGAAGGTTTTTACGGACGTCGTAAAAATACGATCCGTACAGCCAAAGCTGCTGTCGACCGTTCACGGCAATATGCCTATCGCGATCGCAAAAATCGCAAGCGCAGTTTCCGCGCATTGTGGATCCAGCGTATCAATGCTGCTGTCCGTCTTGAGGGCTTGACTTATGGCCGTTTCATCGACGGTCTTGCCAAGGCAGGAATCGAGATCGACCGCAAGGTTCTTTCAGATATTGCTATTCATGAGCCCGCAACATTCTCCAAGCTTGTTGCTTCGGCAAAAAAGGCATTGGAATATTTGAAGAAAACCACACCGAATGCTTTTGAAGGCGCCGTCAAGTAA